A genome region from Cognatishimia activa includes the following:
- a CDS encoding sigma-70 family RNA polymerase sigma factor, with translation MIAVRDARDKAAFGLLFDYYAPRLKGFVMRSGTGNAQAEEIVQDVMLTVWRKAHLFDPQRAQVSSWIYQVARNRQIDIIRRESRPVPEELKPPDSTDEDASQIIALDQEAQQLRQALARLKPGQREMVEKAYLGDLTHAEIKAETGLPLGTIKSRIRLGLEKLRHELKDLRSP, from the coding sequence ATGATTGCCGTGCGCGATGCGCGCGACAAAGCGGCCTTTGGTCTGTTGTTCGATTATTATGCGCCGCGACTGAAGGGCTTTGTGATGCGATCCGGCACGGGCAACGCTCAGGCCGAAGAGATCGTGCAGGACGTCATGCTGACGGTCTGGCGCAAGGCGCATCTTTTTGATCCGCAACGGGCTCAAGTCAGCAGCTGGATCTATCAAGTGGCACGCAACCGGCAGATCGACATTATCCGCCGCGAAAGCCGCCCGGTCCCCGAAGAACTGAAACCGCCGGACTCCACGGATGAAGACGCAAGTCAGATCATCGCCTTGGATCAAGAAGCGCAACAGTTGCGCCAGGCTCTGGCGCGCCTCAAACCTGGCCAACGGGAAATGGTCGAGAAAGCCTATCTGGGCGATCTGACCCACGCAGAAATCAAGGCCGAGACTGGTCTGCCATTAGGAACAATCAAATCGCGCATCCGACTGGGGCTGGAGAAGCTGCGACATGAACTCAAGGACTTGAGAAGCCCATGA
- a CDS encoding response regulator: MRILAVDDQEDIRELLKTAISTESKHSVQLASSGAEALEMVRDAEQPFDCFMLDIQMPGMDGIELCSELRTTKGYERTPVLMLTAMSEKKFVDRAFQAGATDYITKPFEFLELFSRLSNAERLIAEAVRIEESETELLSLRKDLARSFEHSLSEPVEISGVERVTGYVSFENYLLQMSRMKMLTTSVFAIKLLNVEKLFDSMSGAGFRRMLGEVATQLTTLYGEDADLVTYRGNGIFVCATSAKNAFSQFGLERKMNCKLKESVTSRFSDLAVQVSAGEPVSLLSFTRAGALRSLQNAVHRAEKRAETYCQILHMSTRALKARGVSEPVMNQSEERAAYQAILKETMRKDLRLVAGN; encoded by the coding sequence ATGCGTATACTTGCTGTTGATGACCAAGAAGATATCCGTGAGCTGCTAAAGACAGCTATCTCGACGGAAAGCAAACATTCGGTCCAGCTGGCAAGCTCTGGGGCAGAGGCCTTGGAGATGGTGCGTGACGCAGAGCAGCCGTTTGACTGCTTTATGCTTGATATTCAGATGCCGGGTATGGACGGGATCGAGCTCTGTTCAGAACTGCGCACCACCAAAGGGTATGAACGCACACCTGTGCTGATGCTGACCGCGATGTCCGAGAAGAAATTCGTCGACCGCGCGTTTCAGGCGGGTGCGACGGATTACATCACCAAACCCTTCGAATTTCTCGAGCTGTTCAGCCGCTTAAGCAATGCAGAACGCCTGATCGCTGAAGCCGTGCGCATCGAAGAAAGCGAAACAGAGCTGCTGTCGCTGCGCAAAGACCTCGCACGCAGCTTTGAGCACAGCTTATCCGAACCCGTCGAAATAAGCGGCGTTGAACGCGTGACCGGCTATGTCAGCTTTGAGAACTATCTCTTGCAGATGTCGCGCATGAAAATGCTGACCACCAGCGTCTTTGCGATCAAGCTGCTCAATGTTGAAAAGCTTTTTGACAGCATGTCCGGTGCTGGGTTCCGCCGCATGCTGGGCGAAGTCGCCACCCAACTCACCACCCTTTACGGAGAAGACGCCGATCTTGTGACCTATCGCGGCAACGGGATCTTTGTGTGCGCCACATCCGCCAAGAACGCCTTCTCGCAGTTTGGTTTAGAGCGGAAGATGAACTGCAAACTGAAGGAAAGCGTAACGAGTCGCTTCTCGGATCTGGCGGTGCAAGTCAGCGCGGGGGAGCCAGTGTCACTGCTGTCGTTCACCCGCGCTGGCGCCTTGCGCTCTTTGCAAAACGCCGTGCATCGCGCGGAAAAGCGGGCCGAGACCTATTGTCAGATCCTGCATATGTCGACTCGTGCTTTGAAGGCGCGCGGTGTCTCTGAGCCCGTTATGAACCAAAGCGAAGAACGCGCGGCCTATCAGGCGATCCTCAAGGAAACCATGCGCAAAGATCTGCGGCTCGTCGCAGGCAACTAA
- a CDS encoding SAM-dependent methyltransferase, with protein sequence MPILKAAIQKEFLATCEKLEYGRLRLKTPEGAFFNFGDSGPEAEMHIHDWSVVTSLAARGDVGMGETYIAGLWDTPSIETLVSVAIKNMELFRNFAYPTSFNRIKFLIVDRILRANSRIGAARNIKAHYDVGNEFYQLWLDPSMTYSSAIFDGGDNDLETGQKKKYDRVLSKLSSGESVLEIGCGWGGFAERAADQGRFVTGLTISPSQHGFADARLDGRAQINLQDYRETQGTFDNIVSIEMIEAVGERYWPSYFATLKRSLSESGKAVVQAITVPDHYFDLYRSGSDFIRQYTFPGGMLLSDAVISDQARQAGLKVTDNFAFGQSYAETCRQWAQRLRAQTDRIIGLGHNDAFIRNWMFYLEICAASFAVGQTDVVQVEIEHA encoded by the coding sequence ATGCCAATTTTGAAAGCGGCGATTCAGAAAGAGTTCTTAGCGACCTGTGAGAAACTGGAATACGGCCGGTTGCGCCTGAAGACGCCAGAAGGTGCGTTTTTCAACTTCGGGGACAGTGGGCCTGAGGCAGAGATGCACATCCACGACTGGTCTGTGGTGACCTCACTTGCCGCGCGCGGAGATGTGGGCATGGGCGAGACCTATATCGCGGGGCTTTGGGACACGCCGTCGATTGAGACGCTGGTGTCGGTTGCGATCAAGAACATGGAACTGTTTCGCAACTTTGCCTATCCGACGTCCTTCAACCGCATCAAATTCCTGATCGTCGACCGCATCCTGCGCGCCAATTCCCGCATCGGCGCGGCGCGTAACATCAAGGCCCACTACGATGTTGGCAACGAGTTCTATCAGCTTTGGCTCGATCCCAGCATGACCTATTCGTCAGCCATTTTTGACGGAGGCGATAACGATCTGGAAACCGGGCAGAAGAAAAAATACGACCGCGTATTGTCCAAACTCAGCTCTGGTGAGAGCGTGCTGGAAATCGGGTGCGGCTGGGGAGGCTTTGCCGAACGCGCCGCCGATCAGGGCCGCTTTGTGACGGGTCTGACCATTTCGCCCAGCCAGCACGGCTTTGCCGACGCACGTCTCGACGGGCGGGCGCAGATCAATCTGCAGGACTATCGTGAGACGCAAGGCACCTTCGACAACATCGTGTCCATCGAGATGATCGAGGCCGTGGGCGAGCGCTATTGGCCGAGCTATTTCGCGACGCTCAAACGCAGCCTGTCGGAGTCGGGCAAGGCCGTCGTTCAGGCGATCACGGTGCCGGACCACTACTTTGACCTCTATCGCAGCGGCAGCGACTTTATTCGCCAATACACCTTTCCTGGCGGCATGTTGCTGTCGGATGCCGTGATCTCGGATCAGGCGCGCCAGGCTGGGTTGAAGGTCACTGACAACTTCGCCTTTGGTCAAAGCTACGCAGAGACCTGCCGGCAATGGGCCCAAAGGCTACGTGCACAGACCGACCGCATCATCGGTTTGGGGCACAATGATGCGTTCATTCGTAACTGGATGTTTTACCTAGAAATCTGCGCCGCGTCCTTTGCCGTTGGCCAAACGGACGTCGTGCAAGTGGAGATTGAGCATGCTTAG
- the gap gene encoding type I glyceraldehyde-3-phosphate dehydrogenase — protein MTLNIAINGFGRIGRNVLRAIIENDVSDVNVVAINDLAPAETLAHLLRFDSVHGRLNAEVTVEGDVIKVGNQSIKLTAIRNPEELPWDGVDIAYECTGIFTARDKAALHLKNGSKRVLISAPGKDADRTVVYGVNHGDLTADDVIVSNASCTTNCLAPLAKVMDDNFGIKTGYMTTIHAYTGDQPTHDAAHKDLYRARAAAMSMIPTSTGAARAISEVLPHLKGRLEGSAIRVPTANVSLVDLSFVPEKAATVEAINAAVKAASEGALKGVLAYEDRPLVSMDFNHDAHSSTFASPQTSVTSEGLVRVVSWYDNEWGFSNRMVDTGKAMGALL, from the coding sequence ATGACCCTGAATATCGCCATCAATGGCTTTGGTCGGATTGGCCGAAATGTACTGAGAGCAATCATTGAAAATGATGTGAGTGACGTGAATGTTGTAGCCATCAACGATCTGGCTCCGGCAGAGACTTTGGCGCATCTGCTGCGGTTTGACTCGGTCCATGGTCGCCTGAATGCAGAGGTCACTGTCGAGGGCGACGTGATCAAAGTGGGCAACCAGTCGATCAAACTGACCGCGATCCGCAACCCTGAAGAGCTGCCTTGGGATGGCGTTGATATTGCCTATGAATGCACCGGCATCTTCACCGCGCGCGATAAAGCGGCGCTGCACCTGAAGAATGGCTCCAAACGTGTGTTGATCTCTGCCCCCGGCAAAGACGCAGATCGGACCGTAGTCTACGGTGTGAACCACGGCGACCTGACGGCGGATGATGTGATCGTGTCCAACGCGTCCTGTACGACCAACTGCCTCGCGCCTTTGGCAAAGGTGATGGACGATAACTTCGGCATTAAAACCGGCTATATGACAACGATCCACGCCTATACCGGCGACCAGCCAACCCATGACGCGGCGCATAAAGACCTCTATCGCGCCCGTGCGGCGGCGATGAGCATGATCCCGACGTCCACCGGCGCAGCCCGTGCGATCTCTGAGGTTCTGCCGCATCTGAAAGGTCGCCTCGAAGGCTCCGCCATCCGCGTTCCAACTGCGAATGTCTCTTTGGTCGATCTGTCCTTCGTTCCAGAAAAAGCCGCGACCGTCGAAGCCATCAACGCGGCCGTCAAAGCCGCAAGCGAGGGCGCGCTGAAAGGCGTGCTGGCCTATGAAGATCGCCCGCTCGTGTCCATGGATTTCAACCACGACGCCCATTCCTCCACATTTGCCTCGCCACAAACCAGCGTCACATCCGAAGGTCTCGTGCGTGTTGTCAGCTGGTATGACAACGAATGGGGCTTCTCTAACCGCATGGTTGACACCGGCAAAGCCATGGGTGCGCTGCTGTAA
- a CDS encoding DUF1365 domain-containing protein: MSHWPEHIAARTVHRRKGSGARTFSYNVDFVMIDPKATKGPALFSRNRFNLLSVWDRDHGGQRGSGSGLAWAEQVFDDHCVRSEQILLLTQPRFLWVGFNPVSFWLAMRNGALVGAIAEVNNTFGDRHNYLCVPEGSVISPDATLSAKKQMHVSPFQEVSGEYLFNFNILAEKLSIKINLSEDGAGFFANLAGHRAPLRSRTILGLLFKRPFGALRTIVLIYWQALKLKLQGETYRPRPAPPQEEIS; encoded by the coding sequence ATGAGTCACTGGCCCGAACATATCGCGGCCCGCACGGTGCATCGGCGCAAGGGATCTGGCGCTCGCACGTTCAGCTACAACGTGGACTTCGTGATGATCGATCCGAAGGCGACGAAGGGGCCAGCGTTGTTCTCGCGCAACCGGTTCAATCTGTTGTCTGTGTGGGATCGCGACCACGGCGGTCAACGAGGGTCCGGCAGCGGGCTTGCTTGGGCCGAGCAGGTCTTTGATGACCATTGCGTGCGGTCTGAGCAGATCCTGTTGCTCACGCAACCGCGGTTCTTGTGGGTGGGTTTTAATCCAGTCAGTTTCTGGCTCGCGATGCGAAATGGCGCGCTTGTCGGCGCGATTGCAGAGGTCAACAACACGTTCGGAGACCGGCACAACTATCTTTGCGTGCCAGAGGGTTCAGTGATCTCGCCCGACGCTACTTTGTCGGCCAAGAAGCAAATGCATGTTTCACCGTTTCAAGAGGTGTCCGGAGAGTATCTCTTCAATTTCAACATCTTGGCCGAAAAGCTCTCGATCAAGATCAACTTGTCTGAGGACGGGGCCGGGTTCTTTGCAAACCTCGCAGGACATCGTGCGCCACTGCGGTCGCGTACAATTCTTGGCTTGCTGTTCAAGCGTCCATTTGGGGCTTTGCGCACAATTGTGCTTATCTATTGGCAGGCTTTGAAGCTTAAGCTCCAAGGCGAAACCTACCGACCGCGCCCTGCGCCGCCCCAAGAGGAGATCTCGTAA
- a CDS encoding DUF3833 domain-containing protein, translated as MLRLPGFKSQSITDYIGTTPVFDIRTHLNGPLISEGMIYGPTGKVVSRFVADMHGSWSGATGRLQENFVYASGLRQDREWRLTESNDGSIIADADDLVGQGYGRAEGCAFQMKYKIRLPQDAGGHVLSVVDWMYLVDNGTILNRSQMRKFGVKVAELVATMRPVQADQIAA; from the coding sequence ATGCTTAGACTGCCTGGTTTCAAGTCCCAATCCATCACGGATTACATCGGCACTACGCCGGTGTTTGACATTCGTACACATCTGAACGGACCGCTGATCTCGGAAGGGATGATCTATGGTCCAACGGGCAAGGTCGTGTCCCGGTTCGTGGCCGACATGCACGGGAGTTGGTCCGGCGCGACCGGCCGTTTGCAAGAGAATTTTGTCTATGCAAGCGGCTTGCGGCAGGATCGCGAGTGGCGTCTGACAGAAAGCAACGATGGCAGCATTATCGCGGATGCCGATGATCTGGTGGGCCAAGGCTATGGGCGCGCCGAGGGTTGTGCGTTTCAGATGAAATATAAAATCCGTTTGCCCCAAGACGCCGGCGGCCATGTCCTAAGCGTTGTGGACTGGATGTATCTGGTGGACAACGGAACCATCCTTAACCGCTCGCAAATGCGGAAGTTCGGCGTGAAGGTGGCCGAGCTCGTCGCCACCATGCGCCCTGTGCAGGCGGACCAGATCGCAGCTTAA
- a CDS encoding ChrR family anti-sigma-E factor, with amino-acid sequence MTSFSQDITHHISEPLLAAYAAGSLDWHYSLVVAAHVSMCDECRARLTAHEAAGGAVMECSMAQDISADCKSDVMSMLDSPAKPDAPVYSKSGVFPAPVMAALKGKPPKWKAVGFGVRQSILHSDASGSVRLLYIPAGEAVPEHGHRGIELTLVLQGSFSDETGRFGVGDVEIAGDDLDHAPIADKGEACICLAATGAPLRFHSLIPRIFQPIFRI; translated from the coding sequence ATGACCTCATTCTCTCAGGACATCACACATCACATTTCCGAACCGCTCTTGGCCGCCTATGCCGCCGGTTCGCTGGACTGGCATTATTCGCTGGTTGTCGCGGCACATGTGTCCATGTGCGACGAATGCCGTGCGCGTCTTACTGCGCATGAAGCAGCTGGTGGGGCCGTTATGGAGTGCTCTATGGCGCAGGACATTTCCGCGGATTGTAAATCTGACGTAATGTCGATGCTTGATAGCCCGGCAAAACCAGACGCACCCGTCTATTCGAAATCGGGCGTGTTTCCGGCCCCTGTAATGGCGGCGCTGAAAGGAAAACCGCCCAAGTGGAAGGCTGTCGGATTTGGAGTGCGTCAATCGATTCTGCATTCCGATGCATCAGGATCGGTGCGCCTGCTATATATCCCGGCGGGCGAAGCTGTGCCCGAGCACGGACATCGCGGCATCGAACTGACGCTGGTTCTGCAGGGATCGTTTAGCGATGAAACGGGCCGCTTTGGCGTCGGTGACGTCGAGATCGCCGGAGACGATCTGGATCATGCTCCGATCGCGGACAAAGGCGAGGCCTGTATTTGTCTGGCAGCCACCGGAGCACCCTTGCGGTTCCATTCGCTGATACCGCGGATTTTCCAGCCGATTTTCCGGATTTAA
- a CDS encoding NADP-dependent isocitrate dehydrogenase: protein MTDTSKPDVLYTIVDEAPELASASLLPIIRSFASAAGLNVGTKDISLAGRIISTFPESLPADLQQSDDLAELGTLVKTPEANVIKLPNISASVPQLVGAITELQEKGYTLPDYPEDPQSDEEKAIRAKYDAIKGSAVNPVLREGNSDRRAAKAVKNYAQNNPHSMGAWVAESKTKVSSMPGNDFYANEVSATITAAQAGDAKIEFVGKDGSTTVLKDGWPLDEGTIADATFMSAKALATFLAGSIEDTKADGTMFSFHMKATMMKVSDPIIFGHAVKAWLGPVWDAHGEAIAAAGGSPNSGLGAVLDAIDTLDNADAIKAEIAALDRPSMYMVDSDKGITNLHVPSDVIIDASMPAVIRAGGKGWDEAGNKGDTNCVIPDRCYSTVYDETINFFKANGALDVTKAGAVANVGLMAQKAEEYGSHPTTFEAPADGTIRIVLANGETLHSHDVEAGDIWRSCTVKKAPIENWIQLAMDRQRLTGSEAIFWLDANRAHDAQLIEYVKPALEAAGVADKFLTMAPREATRQSLETITAGNDSIAITGNVLRDYLTDLFPILELGTSAKMLSIVKLMNGGGLFETGAGGSAPKHVQQLVEENHLRWDSMGEFCALGESLNFIADAQGNAKAGVLGAAAEIATQGILDNNKSPSRKVGEPDNRDSHYWFARYWAEALAAQTGDADMAAHFAPIAEKLAANEDAIVSELAAAQGKPADLGGYYKTDPVKTAAVMRPSATLNAIID, encoded by the coding sequence ATGACCGACACATCGAAGCCAGACGTATTGTATACAATTGTAGACGAAGCGCCGGAGCTGGCGTCTGCATCCCTTCTTCCCATCATCCGTTCCTTTGCTTCTGCAGCAGGTTTGAACGTTGGCACCAAGGATATTTCCCTGGCGGGCCGCATCATTTCCACCTTCCCAGAAAGCCTGCCCGCAGACCTGCAGCAGTCTGACGATCTGGCGGAACTGGGCACTCTGGTGAAAACACCGGAAGCCAATGTGATCAAACTGCCAAACATCTCGGCATCGGTCCCACAGTTGGTGGGCGCGATCACCGAGCTGCAGGAAAAAGGTTACACCCTGCCGGACTACCCGGAAGATCCTCAGTCAGACGAAGAAAAAGCGATCCGCGCGAAATATGACGCGATCAAAGGCTCCGCGGTGAACCCTGTTCTGCGCGAAGGCAACTCTGACCGCCGCGCGGCGAAGGCCGTTAAGAACTACGCGCAGAACAACCCGCATTCCATGGGTGCTTGGGTTGCTGAGAGCAAAACCAAAGTCTCTTCCATGCCGGGCAATGATTTCTACGCGAATGAGGTCTCTGCAACCATCACTGCAGCCCAAGCCGGTGACGCGAAGATCGAATTCGTCGGCAAAGACGGCAGTACAACCGTTCTAAAAGACGGCTGGCCGCTGGACGAAGGCACCATTGCAGATGCGACCTTCATGTCCGCCAAAGCTCTGGCGACCTTCCTTGCCGGTTCCATCGAGGACACCAAAGCCGACGGCACTATGTTCTCTTTCCACATGAAAGCCACCATGATGAAGGTCTCTGACCCGATCATCTTTGGTCACGCGGTCAAAGCTTGGCTCGGCCCTGTGTGGGATGCGCATGGTGAGGCTATTGCCGCGGCAGGCGGTTCCCCGAACTCTGGTCTGGGTGCGGTTCTGGATGCCATCGACACACTGGACAACGCCGATGCGATCAAAGCAGAGATCGCGGCGCTGGATCGTCCGTCCATGTATATGGTGGATTCCGACAAAGGCATCACCAACCTGCACGTGCCATCTGATGTGATCATCGACGCCTCTATGCCAGCGGTCATCCGCGCGGGCGGCAAAGGCTGGGATGAAGCAGGCAATAAGGGCGACACCAACTGCGTGATCCCGGATCGCTGCTACTCGACCGTTTATGACGAGACCATCAACTTCTTTAAGGCCAATGGCGCGCTGGACGTGACCAAAGCGGGTGCAGTCGCAAACGTCGGCCTGATGGCGCAGAAGGCTGAGGAATACGGCTCTCACCCAACCACATTTGAGGCCCCAGCGGACGGCACCATCCGCATCGTTCTGGCCAATGGCGAGACGCTGCACAGCCACGACGTGGAAGCAGGCGACATCTGGCGCTCTTGCACCGTTAAGAAAGCACCGATCGAGAACTGGATCCAACTGGCGATGGACCGTCAGCGTCTGACAGGCTCTGAGGCGATCTTCTGGCTGGATGCGAACCGCGCGCATGATGCGCAGCTGATCGAGTACGTTAAGCCTGCGCTGGAAGCCGCCGGTGTGGCCGACAAATTCCTGACCATGGCGCCACGTGAGGCGACCCGTCAGTCCTTGGAAACCATCACGGCTGGCAACGACAGCATTGCCATCACCGGCAACGTGCTGCGCGACTATCTGACCGACCTCTTCCCAATTCTGGAACTGGGCACCTCCGCCAAGATGCTGTCCATCGTCAAGCTGATGAACGGTGGCGGTCTGTTTGAAACTGGCGCGGGTGGCTCGGCTCCGAAACACGTGCAGCAGTTGGTTGAAGAAAACCACCTGCGTTGGGACTCCATGGGTGAGTTCTGCGCGCTGGGTGAAAGCCTGAACTTCATCGCAGATGCGCAAGGCAACGCGAAAGCGGGTGTTCTGGGCGCAGCAGCAGAGATCGCGACGCAAGGCATTCTGGACAACAACAAATCCCCATCCCGCAAGGTGGGCGAGCCAGACAACCGCGACAGCCACTACTGGTTTGCGCGTTACTGGGCCGAGGCTCTGGCGGCGCAGACAGGTGATGCCGATATGGCAGCGCATTTCGCGCCAATCGCGGAAAAGCTGGCGGCGAATGAAGATGCGATTGTGTCTGAACTGGCAGCCGCTCAAGGCAAGCCAGCGGATCTGGGCGGCTACTATAAAACCGATCCAGTAAAGACAGCAGCGGTGATGCGTCCAAGCGCGACTCTGAACGCGATCATCGACTAA
- a CDS encoding NAD(P)/FAD-dependent oxidoreductase: MSFDLPSSLRQRIAIVGGGISGMAAAYELADQFHVTLYEGETSLGGHARTVVAGRNGDQPVDTGFIVFNYVNYPHLTRMFQDLDVPVEKSDMSFGATIDGGRIEYGLRSLNALTAQKQNLARPSYYRMVRDIFRFNAQAEALAKTDDVTIGDLIREMNLGEWFRRYYLMPICGAIWSTPATEIDAFPAKSLVQFFRNHALLSHKGQHQWWTVSGGSTSYVTRLRANLVARGVDIREGSSVEAVRRVQGSVIVSSKGSEAESFDQVVMACHSDDALRLLTDASMDERTALGNLRYQDNHMILHCDEAQMPMRRACWSSWVYKADLVDERAEIGVTYWMNKLQNIREDDPMFVSLNPATPVREELIYDQKMFRHPVFDGAALKAQRAIADIQGMRNTWFAGAYLRHGFHEDGFASAMRVARAMTSQKMAMAA, translated from the coding sequence ATGTCTTTTGACCTTCCTTCATCACTTCGCCAACGTATCGCTATTGTAGGGGGCGGGATCTCGGGCATGGCTGCGGCGTATGAATTGGCCGATCAGTTTCACGTCACTCTGTATGAGGGCGAGACATCGCTCGGCGGTCATGCGCGCACGGTTGTTGCGGGGCGCAACGGGGATCAGCCGGTGGATACGGGCTTCATCGTGTTCAACTATGTAAACTACCCGCATCTGACACGCATGTTTCAGGATCTGGATGTGCCGGTCGAGAAATCCGACATGAGCTTTGGCGCCACGATTGACGGCGGTCGCATCGAATATGGCCTGCGCAGCCTGAACGCATTGACGGCTCAGAAGCAAAATCTGGCCCGCCCGTCCTATTACCGCATGGTGCGCGACATCTTTAGGTTCAACGCGCAGGCCGAAGCCTTGGCCAAAACGGATGACGTCACCATTGGCGATCTGATCCGCGAGATGAATTTGGGCGAGTGGTTCCGCCGGTATTACCTGATGCCGATTTGCGGTGCGATCTGGTCTACGCCTGCAACCGAGATCGACGCCTTCCCGGCAAAATCCTTGGTGCAGTTCTTCCGCAACCATGCCTTGCTCAGCCACAAGGGTCAGCATCAATGGTGGACAGTCTCGGGCGGCTCGACATCCTATGTGACCCGCCTGCGCGCAAACCTCGTTGCGCGGGGCGTCGATATTCGTGAAGGCAGCTCGGTTGAGGCCGTGCGCCGTGTTCAGGGCAGTGTGATTGTCTCGTCCAAGGGATCGGAAGCGGAAAGCTTCGATCAGGTGGTCATGGCCTGCCACAGCGACGATGCGCTTCGGTTGCTGACAGATGCGAGCATGGATGAGCGCACGGCCTTGGGGAACCTGCGTTATCAGGATAACCACATGATCCTGCATTGTGACGAAGCTCAGATGCCAATGCGGCGGGCGTGTTGGTCGTCCTGGGTGTATAAGGCCGATCTGGTGGATGAACGTGCCGAGATCGGCGTGACCTATTGGATGAACAAACTGCAGAATATCCGCGAAGACGATCCGATGTTTGTGTCCCTTAACCCAGCTACTCCCGTCCGCGAAGAACTGATCTATGATCAGAAAATGTTCAGACATCCGGTGTTTGATGGTGCCGCCCTGAAAGCTCAGCGCGCCATTGCTGACATACAGGGTATGCGCAACACATGGTTTGCGGGTGCCTATCTGCGGCATGGCTTCCACGAGGACGGTTTCGCCAGCGCCATGCGTGTGGCGCGGGCGATGACTTCGCAGAAAATGGCGATGGCCGCATGA
- a CDS encoding ABC transporter substrate-binding protein, producing MRHLILSLGLTLWGSTGTAFDVEDQAVFGDPDASSTLRILSTADISFFTPMILSYLEANPNVAVDYTVASSTDVMAALYEEQHSFDLAISSAMDLQTKLANDGLARVHSTNQTARLPDWAVWNDMVFAFTQEPAAFVISNKAFEGLDLPEDRQDLITTLRQNPEIFESRVGTYDIRQSGAGYLFATQDARASDTYWRLTEVMGALDPKLYCCTSNMIDAVVSGELAIAYNVLASYAEKRADSDAFTIILPSDFSIVMLRTMLIPTTSANPDLAGTFLDFVLGQTFPKGTSPLLQSEMLAEANENSLHRIALGPGLLVYLDQFKNKSFIREWESAILQE from the coding sequence ATGCGTCACCTTATCCTTTCCCTTGGACTGACCCTTTGGGGCAGCACCGGCACGGCCTTTGACGTCGAAGACCAAGCGGTCTTTGGCGACCCTGACGCGTCCAGCACTCTGCGCATCCTGTCGACGGCGGACATCAGCTTTTTTACGCCAATGATCCTGTCCTATCTTGAGGCCAATCCAAACGTCGCCGTAGATTATACCGTGGCCAGTTCCACCGATGTCATGGCAGCATTGTACGAAGAGCAGCACTCGTTTGACCTCGCGATCTCGAGCGCAATGGACCTGCAGACAAAACTCGCCAATGACGGGCTTGCGCGGGTGCACTCTACCAACCAGACCGCGCGGCTTCCGGACTGGGCCGTCTGGAATGATATGGTCTTTGCCTTCACCCAAGAACCCGCAGCTTTCGTGATTTCCAATAAGGCCTTCGAAGGGTTGGACCTGCCAGAAGACCGGCAAGATCTGATCACCACCCTGCGGCAAAACCCCGAAATATTTGAAAGCCGTGTCGGCACCTATGACATCCGTCAATCCGGCGCGGGATATCTGTTTGCGACCCAAGACGCGCGCGCCTCGGATACCTATTGGCGGCTGACCGAAGTGATGGGGGCTTTGGACCCCAAACTCTATTGCTGCACCTCGAATATGATCGACGCTGTGGTCAGCGGAGAGCTCGCCATCGCCTACAACGTCCTTGCCAGCTATGCAGAAAAACGCGCGGATTCCGATGCTTTCACGATCATCCTGCCGTCGGATTTTTCCATCGTGATGCTGCGCACCATGTTGATACCGACCACCTCGGCGAACCCCGATCTGGCCGGGACCTTTTTGGATTTCGTTTTGGGGCAGACCTTTCCCAAAGGCACATCACCACTGCTGCAATCTGAAATGCTCGCAGAGGCGAACGAGAACTCCCTTCACCGGATCGCTTTGGGACCGGGCCTTTTGGTCTATCTCGACCAGTTCAAGAACAAGAGTTTCATCCGCGAATGGGAAAGCGCGATCCTGCAGGAATAG